Genomic segment of Tiliqua scincoides isolate rTilSci1 chromosome 1, rTilSci1.hap2, whole genome shotgun sequence:
TCTGCAGAAACTGAAGGAACTGGAAGTGAGGCAGGAAGAGGTACTCAAAGAGAACTTGGAACTGAAGGAGCTTTGCGTCTTGCTAGATGAAGAGAAgagcggtggtggtggtgtggggtGCCGGAACTCAATTGATAGCCAGGCCAGCCTCTGCCAGTTAAACACCACCAGTACGTTTATAAGGGATGTTGGAGACGGAAGTAGCACTTCTAGTACCGGAAGCACAGATAGCCCTGATCATCATAAGCACCATCCCAGCTCAAGTCCTGAGCACCTCCAAAAACCGAGGAGTGAGGGAAGTCCCGAGCATCAGAAGCACAGGAGTGCCAGTCCTGAGCACCTCCATAAACCCAGAAGTTCTGGTAGTCCTGATCACCAGAAGCACCTGAAAGGGCCAAGCCCAGAGCATCATAAAACAATTGGCAAAGGCACCCCAGACCAGCAAAAGCATGGCTGTAGCAGTCCAGAAACCCTGCCAAAGCACATGTTGAGTGGTAGCCCAGAACATTTTCAAAAACATAGgcctggcagcagcccagagCACCAGAagcacagcagcagtggcagccctgAGCATCTTCAGAAACATGGCCTGAGTGGAAGCACAGAACACCTCCCGAAAGCAAGGGGTACTAGCCCTGAGCACCTTAAGCAGCACTATGGGGGAAGCCCGGAGCATCTGAAACACTtgggtggaggcagcagagaaGGCACCTTAAGGAGACAAGTTGCAGATGACCTATCACCCCATCACAGGGGCCTCTACAATGGCATGAATGGTGGGCCTTCATTTCATTCTCttttattgatgatgatgatgaagatttTAATGTGTTCAAAATGGTTCTGGAAACAATGGCAATGTGCATTTTTGCATGTGGCATTTCAGGACTGAAATGCTTCCTTTACAAAGTGCAGCAAGAGGCACTGTTTTCACTGAGGTTGCTCCTGTTGGTGGTTTGGTGGATAAATATGGATGCAATTGAAAGATGTGTTGCTGTAACAGGCTGCGCAATGTTTGTGTCTCTAGGGCTGTGCGTGAAAATGCCTTGTCTGTATAAAGAGGCCTTGAAATATGGTGTTCCTTCAGGCTGAAGCAAATATACTGCGCATAGAGCCTGAGTGCATATATGTTTCATGTGGATGGAGGACAGATGGAAGGGATGGGGACACAGGAATGTCACTGACAAATAGGGTATGGAGCTGGGGGAGCATCTGTGCAGCCGTTGGAGGAGTTGCTGCGGTTGCCCCCAGGTTTATGGTTGCTTTGCAGGGCATGCTTGTACAGTGTGAATACTTTTACACAGTGATAAAAACTTTGGTGAAAGGAGGTGCCATATCTGCCAGGCTTCTCTTTGCTACACTATTAAAGCTTCTTGGGGTTCACAGTTGACTGCATTTGTATGACAAGTGAGTTTTTGTTGGCCTTTCCTTGACCACTCAGACTCATCTAGAGAGAGAGCTTCAGTCAGATACCTGAAAATGCAGAATCTTCATATACAGCTTCTGTTACCTGAACTGGCTGCCTGGTCAGCTGTGGTGAGGCCTTctttatggggggaggggtacgGCATTTGGGCAGCCTTGGAGGGTTCTTGAGTTGTGTGTGTTCTGAACTTATGTTCTCTGCAGTTAATGCCATGTTTAGCTGTAAGCTTAATTAGTTTTTCCTGGCACTCTTAAAGGCAGATTCATTGAAATTTAGCTCCTTATGTGCAGTGCATGACAGTGGCAGACATTTTTAGAAATGTTCCTGAAATGCACATTTATTCTTAACGAAGAGAGAAAAGTTTGTGTAAGGCAGTTGCGCAATGCAAGAATTTTAATCCTGGATCATTTTCCAAGATGATAGTTGCTGCTAATGCATGTCTCACTGATGGCTTCCGTGATTTGTAATTCTGGAGCACATTTAAGAAAGGGTCTTGGTGTTGGGGCTATGACTACACTATGTAAGACAGGGTTGTTTTCCCCCCTAGCACTAGAGGGTCTGCCTTTGAATGACTGGGATCTGACtggaaaaatgcttatttttttgAGAAAACAAAAAAGACTGGTGTACAAATTCTGCTGAATGAGATGGTCCAATCCTGAGATGGTAGAGGGGACTGCACCACTTAAGGCTGCGGATGCTGGAATGCCATATTGGAATGCTTCTCTCCATTATAAAGGAAAACTccttgtaagtaaaaaaaaatagcacatcAGGATAATGGTGTAAATGCAGCCCACTTACCGCTATGCTAGTTTTTGTCttgcagggtgttttttttttttttttaatgtgggagATTTAGCAAATGGCATTGCTCACCTGCAGCCAAGCAGGAGTTTGTCAATATGCATTTTCCCTTGGGTGTTTCCTGACTTTTCTTTCCATCAGATTTTGAGAATTAGCTAGTTGGTTGGTTTGGTCTCTACTAGCTGTACTTGGGTTTGGGTTTGTACTCTGTAAAGTCTGTATATCTCAAACTTCATGAAAGcattctcccctcctcccagctTCCTAATCTACCAGATCAGCTTCCCAATCTATCATTCTACCTCCTTGACTTAAAACACTTCAGTGGGTATACCTTCTCAGCTTCCATTGTGCTGTTTCCAGATAACCATCTATGGGGGACtgtctgtatctgtggatcccatatctgtggattcacttatccactaTTGGGTCTGTGGGGCCCCCCCATAcccgccccctccagaggcaaggggagcagagctcccctcagctctggTGGGTCTCCTGAGCTAGCACCactgtccacggcctctgccaggctcagactaagCCTGAcagtttaataaaaaaaaacaacttctggtttatctgtgaaaccagaagatacatttttaatgccttaaggcagaggtctccaaactttttggccagagggctgcatcaaatatctggcgcggTGAAGAGagtcagaaaaaaaatgtaaatataaaatttatataaataaattagatatggaacttagatgagtgaatgaatgaatgggcttgttcattcaacctccctggcccttagaacaccctccagatgcaatgagagcacagctccaatcatgttcggctaagtgggccagaggctttcaggggacacgaggctcgccgtgggccagatagaagctcaTGCAGTTTCTCATGGAGaaagttgctttttttaaactgttgggctcagtctgagtctgGTAGAGTCCACAGAAAGACATCTGTTGCCTCTGCTGGGCTAGAAGGACCcccccggaggcaaggggagcagagatcccctcagctccagaggtTGGGATGGGAGGTGTTCgcccgtatctgcagtttcatgtaACCGGGGcatggggttctggaacggaacccctgtggatagaGGGGCATGCCTATATTGTCATCTATCATCATATAAGTCACAAGATTAGTAGCTCCTTTTGGAGCAATTTTTCTAATGGCAGTAGCTGTAATTACTTCTTTCATAATCCCCAACTGAAAAACCATTTGCTCAAAACACATTGGAGTCTGTGCATTGTATCAATACATTTGTCTCTTGGACCTTTTGGATTTCCATGACTTTTCTTCCTGCTTCTAGATTTGTCAATGTTTTTTGATCAAAAAAGGATTTCAGTCCTCTCAGCCATTTTGGGGAGGATGCAGAAGTGGGTTAACTTACCATTGGTGCTTCTTCGTCTCCCAGCATCTCGTGGCTCCctgtttttggttttttcctCCCATGATTTCCTATAAAGTGAGGGCAAGAAGCCCTCACTCTTATGCGACGTAAGTCTGAAGTCATTTGGAATGAGGACAGTGCTCCTTGCCCTCACTCTTGGGGGAACTACAGGAGAAAAGAAAGACAACCACTAGCCTGCAGGAAACCCAGAAGCACCTGTACAGGTGACAACAAAGCAAAATGAGCTGGGTGCAGTATCAGGTAATGTTTAGCCTCCCTGTAGCCCCCAATTTCTAGCTTAAGGTTCTCTTGAGAGACCAATTGGCTTATCCTTGAGCTGAAACCACACCAAACATGGATCTGAAGTGTAAATGACAGTCCTATATGGAGCTTGTCTCTGCCCCCCCATATTTGTAGCTCTGGAAATGTATGAAATGCCTTTATCACTTTGTGTGTAGCCCAGCTTCACTCCCATCAttcactgccaccagcactggCATCATGTCATATGACACATTTTCATTATGACATTTgcggaggagaggaggagaaactCCACATGGGGTTGTCATATTTGGCAGTAATCCTCTGTTGAGGGTAATGCCTCCTTCCACCCCAAAACTCCCAGAGAATAATTATGTTATTGTAGCATTGCAGTGCATTGCTACACTGTAGGGTGATTCACAGGGTCtaagtataatatattaatagTAATTAATATGCATAAATGAATTGGCTGTGTGAAAAAATGTTTTCGTGATTTCGTTGAAAATACTCTATTTTCTAAACCTTTTGTTTTTCGGGAACGCTGGTTTTTCTCCCCGTTTCCTTTTTCGCATGTAAGAAAAATTTCAAAGGCCTGTTGGCTTTGCTCACACTCCCTGTTGAGGTTATTAATGAGCGAAAGTAAAACTGCTGACTAACACTCCCTGGCACATACCGCTGGAGGTGTGATAGATTGGGAAAGGAACAAGTCTTTCACAGAACCAGCATTTATTCCAAGTGAAGAGAAAAAAACAACGTGTGGGTTAAATAGAAACATCTTTATAATTGTAAACAGTGGCAGTTCAAAGTATGTTCTCCTGGgtagagaaagagggagagagagagagagaaacttgtgCTAGAAAATATGTTCAAGGGAATTTAGAAATTTGCAGGACTGAGGCAGGAGTATGGAATGGAGGTCCATGCGTTTAATCCCATTGAGCTCAAATTGACCAGCTTGCTTGGTCCACGGTtggtttcctttcttcctgcccaGACTGCACTGTTCTTTCACTCAATTGTCACTATAAACCTTAGGAAAGAGCAGGTTCCATTAGGGCAGGTTCAAACCTTAGGAATGAGCAGGTTCAGTGAGCAGGAATGAGCAGGTTCAAACTTTAGGAATGAGCAGGTTCATCTATTCCATGAGTTCCCAGAATACTCAGATACCCCTTGAATTCGACTCCTTTTGAATATACAGGCAGGAATTGCACATTGTTTGGCGCACATGCTCCAAACGGGAAAGCaaaaaactaagggtgcaattctaacccactttccagcaccgacataagggcaatgcagctccgaggtaagcgaacaaactttcccttcctttgaggaggcctctgtgagtgccccccaactgcaggatgcagcacatgtcccattggcacagctatgccagtgctggaaagtgggttaggatttgggcctaaatataTAAACATTCATAAGCATACCATTTGTTTTCAGCTATTAAAGAATTATTTTGAACAAGCAATTGCATCATAGCACAATTTTTAAACATCACAATTATTTTGAAAAGTAGGTTGCCTTTTAGGTTGAGGGGTCATTTTAAAATTTACCTCTTGTGTGCTTACtgcaaaaatacagaaaaggGAGCAGGAATCCCACCTCACCTGACTTGTGGAGCAATAATGGCTTCCAACATTTTCAGTTCTTCTCTGTAATGTATATCTGGTGGAGTGAATCCTTCAAATCCAGGACAGTATCTGTTAGAGGTAGATCCCCTAAGCATCCCTGATCTTACCCCTGCTTttgttggaagggggggggaagcaaggtaATGAGTGAAAGCACCACTTTCTTTGGTAAAAATATCCCACCACCCAGGCTAGTTGCTATCAGTGAAACACAAACAGGAATGGcggcttggttaaggtttcataagaaatatcACAGTTCATAGTTGTATACATGCATCTTCTGAAATGATTAGAGGCCCTACTGCTTTGGAACTGAGATGCCTAGAGCTGTTCCTTTTGTGTGGAAGTCTAGTGATGGTTTGGAAGGAAGAGAGAGTGTGAGAAGGAAGCATAGTTAAGGACTACAACTCTTGTAAGAACCATAGAGGGGCAAGTAAAGAGGTCTCGGGTGACTGGACATTACACTGCCTTCCAGAGTCCTCTGAATTAAAGCCATGATCCTAGGCATATTTACTTGGCAGTTAAGTCCTACTGAGTCtgtgatcatcatcatcatcaatgggatttactcccaagtaagtgtgcctagATATGCATTTAGAGCACCGTGTCTCCAGGATCTTGCGCTGCCTGTGCATCCTGACATAGCTGCAGgtaaaaaagacaagtacattgaAGGAGCAATAGTGTGGCTATTCCAGGAGCTGACTTGGCTGGTGCCTCTAACAGAAGAAGTGTGAGTTGAGATCTTGTCTGGCAAGATGCAAGCACTTAACGTATGAGTAAGCACCACGTGAGAAAAAGCTGCTAGGCTGAAGAAGGTGAATAGAAGTGCTGTTGAGGAGCAAGATGTTTTTCTCTTAGGAACAATACTTGATAGTTGGAGAATGCTTGTGGAGAATGCTTCCTTAGTGCTACAATTGCACTTTGCTGACGTTAGATGTTCATGCCAGAGACAGAGTGAAGACTTATTCCAATACTGAGGGTGCATTTAATCAAAGATTGGGCAAGAATGTTGCTGTCTAGTGTTGCCTGAGAAGTGGTTGTGGAACTTGGGTTCAGAACTTGGTGCTACCCCAGTTCTGTACTCTCCAGAATTCGGTTGTCTCTTGGTAGTGGAACCTGGCAAATGTTGGAGGCCCtttgtcctgaaacccatttaatTAGGAATCATAAATAATATTATGCAAATTTCCTCCTCTTTGGAAGTACTCATTCCTGCATCCCTAGGTGAAGAAGAGGGTAGTTATGAGTAGTGAGTGCCTCTACTGCAGAATTAATATCAGATGCAGAACACAGTGTCTCTGCTACTGGATTACGTCCAGTTCCAGATTTGATCTTTAGTTAAATGTTTTACAATCAACTTGGTGTGTGTGAACAGATAGAGGCTAATGGAGCTCAGCCACTTAATAAACAGACAGCCGTCTTCCTCTTTAAAAACATGCAGCCATATTCCAACAAGATGGTTCACCAGATATTGAAaacatgaataaaatattttccgTTGCAGTTAGCAATATGTCATGCTGTACTTACAATTTGGCTGAAAAGTGGGTTTTCCAAGAATATGACCAAAGCCTGCAtcattttctttaaataaatccCATAtccagtaaaaatatttttgtttttgcatgttagAAGTGAAAGCTGACCACCTGCAAAGAGTTTAAACAATGTCATTCTTTCAGTCTCTTCTCAGCCCCTGTTAGGAGTGTCACATTCAATTTTCACTTGTTAACTGAGTGCAAGATCTGGTTTAATAGTCTGATTTAAGGGGCTGCTTTAGATGAGCCTTAACATTGCCTGAAGCTGTGGGATTTTGTATGTGAGGTGCACAGCACCACATGTATACATGTACCTTACAGTTTAGTTGCTGTGTGGGGATTTACATGGGATTTGTTCTGTGGTTGTTGAGTGTGGTTATGCTCAAACATTCAGAGAATGGAGATGGTCTTGGGGCAAATCAAATAGCACAATCCTTTGTATTaatactgagaagtaagttctgcTATACACTTACTGGGAAGAAACTTGCTGGGAAGGAACTGTGTCAGTTGAGGCTtcttcccaggcaagtgtgcatacgATTGTAGTCAAGTCCAGCCTGTCTATGTCAGTCACATTGTGGAGAGATTCAGGTCTATATCTCAGGACACATACAGAAGTCATAACCACAGAATGCCCTATCAAATGTTACTGGAATCCCATGGAAAAGACTGAAACTGTGGCTTTGGGAGCTGGGAAggaactgtgagcccaatcctgagcttgcactGCTAGTGCTCTGCCAATGGTGAGTGTCGCAAGCGTGCCATAATGCTTTGTTCGCAGCCCACTTGGAACCTTAAAAACTACATGAAAACAGCAAAACTGTGTGATTAGTTTGTTCTGGCTCTTAGATCaggcctgcacagtttgtgatccACTAGCTTTATAAGCATGCTGTTTTTGCTGTCAGCCTGGGGCTGTCCAAATAGGGTGTTGTTTAGCACCTGGGAAGCTACCATACAAGCCTGGCAGACTACATTTACCTTGATGGGTCACGGGCTATGCAGGTCTGTCCAAAAGATTGTCTCTTCCCTTTGTCCTTGCATCTAGTGTTGATCTTGAAGACTGACCAAGAACACACAGTTTGTACTTTCTTCTATTTGCTTCTTGACCAGAAGCACAGAGAAGTGTCCTTGtagctgcatttttttaaaattgcaggatctccccagttcaatccctggaagcaccttcaggtagggctgggggggggcggggaaaacACTCTCTAAAGTCCTGGAGAACCAGTGGCAGTCACTGTAAGCAGTGCTGAGCTAGGTCCCACTctctcagtagaaggcagcttcatatcttCCTGAGTTGCATATACAATGTGAGcaaggatgggaactcgagtcaggtgactcgagcgAGTCACAAAGACatgtgtttttgctgactcatgtatacTTGAGTCTcctgcattcaggcacctgcactCAGGCACTGTTTCGAGTCTGAAGCCACTGACTCGCTCTTGGTCCTCTAGTTTGtctgtgtctgagtgtgcttgcttatttttttttatgatgtgaaagaccttgtggggccatcagactgggcagggaagttccagccaggaggcacgtaatggttaatgttttggttttgcattgagcagaagggggggggaggtgggagcaggctctcttgtccatctctgatagAAACCGTTGATCAATCGATGAAGGATGGGCGGTATGATATTTTCTTTGCATGAAATAGTGCagaagaaggagcccaagggggttcttatcttagaattggctggagagcctagagagagaaggaggtgGAGAAGCCGGGGGGAGGAGATtcgtagtgatcacactttccaacctcatggttcCTTTGAGCTCCATTGTACTTGGCAGGATGAAGCTTCATTGAATGACAGACACAAAtgtgactacttctgagtagagctacaaaggattgggtcatcctggtaagcctccttGCTGCTGTGTGTAACCtttctccctcttgccgcttctgtccctgctctcatacAATccgtcccacccctcctgccttgtttacagatgggatagggaCATCAGGGGtctgtttaaagagaactctgatacacacacacacacacacacactctctctctctctctctcccccccctccaccgctgcagcagcactgggtttttttttgcagagctgtggctgtgtttttaaaggggaaaaccagtgacttgagtctttttgagtcatgaaaacgCCTGttgggactcatttttgagttgaatCGCGAGGGTGGAGACCTGTGATtcgactcataagaacataagaacagccccactggatcaggccataggcccatctagtccagcttcctgtatctcacagcggcccaccaaatgccccagggagcacaccagataacaagagacctcatcctggtgctctcccctacatctggcattctgacttaacccattcctaaaatcaggaggttgcgcatacacatcatggcttgtaccccataatggatttttcctccagaaactcgtccaatccccttttaaaggcgtctaggctagacgccaaggCGTCATGctggactcacccatccctgaATGTGAGTTTGCACTGAGTGTCAGGAACAGTTTGGTGATGGCCACACCCTGCTAGGAAACATTTTTGAGGTTCTTAGTTCCAAGCCTTTATATGACATGTGAGTTGACTGACAGGCTCgcagaagtgtgtgtgtttttacaagAACTTTAAAGTGTACCAGCAAGAGCCAAGTGCAAAATAGTTGTTCTAGGTCGGAGATGGACATTCATTTTGaatactggggcatttggtgggccactgtgagatacaggaagttggactacatgggcctatggcctgattcaatggggctgttcttatgttcctgattGGAAGTAGTGCCTCTGAGCTCGGCCAACAAGTTTATCTGCAGTCCCAGAACTGAGCTCATTGAACTTTCATATAAGATCCATGCCTTGTTTCTCCCcctggttctttttttttaatttcagcagTTTAATTTACTGGGAAGGGGAagcctttttgttgttgctattCTTGCCCTCATTGATCTACTGCACTCTGTGTAGATACCTGTCAGTAGATCCCAAGCTACCTTCTGCCTGATCCTATTTATATAACAGGGTCTTGGATTCCACCTCTAGGTATTTTGAACTGGAAGTCCTGCTGTTTTTAGTTCCTCAAGGCAGCCTTTGTGCTTTCTCATTGTTCCTACCCTGTTCTGCACTTTTTCTAGTTCTACTGGAAATGCTGCCTGCCTGAACAGCTggactttacagctgcttttacAGCCAGAAAATGTTGCCTTTGCATTATGGCTGTGCCTCCACCATCTGCTTCCTGGCATCCAACCTGCTGCTTAACCTTGTTGTAACTGCTTCAAAAAACACCAAATCAGTCCTGAGAATTTTGTGCACAAATGTGAGATTTTAATGCTAAGCATAACAACAGTCAGATTGGAAGCACACCTTGTGCATTAGCCTGTAATGGGATAATCAAGAGTTGGATTTCCCAGCAGCTCTTGGCCCTGAATAGGTCGGCTACTCTTAgaataacgggggggggggggagctactgCAGCCGTATATTTCTcgcagcacagtcctgtgcatgtctactctgaaataaatctcattgaactcaatgggagttGCTtccagacagtggcgtagctagtgggggtgcaaagcactaagttttgcagggcgccttaCCACAGCAaacaaggggcccttcccctcccattcagagtcattccaggtggggggagcaatggAGGTGCCCCTTGTATGCAGggcccccttgcatgctgtggtgaggctccctgcaaaacttagtgctttgtaccccttctagctctgccactgcttccttggggctgcattgtggctgcaccagtgctggaaagttggataggattggaccctaatgctgcaatcctatgcacattttccttggGCTAAGCCCCATAGAATTTAATTCttaagtagccatgcataggatcgtGGTGCAGCATTCTGGCTGTTTGGTGGTGTAGGtctctgcatctttttctttGCTTGGGAAAAAGTAACTGGCAAGGAAGTGATTTTCAGAGGAAATATTGCCAGGGGGGAAAGGTTTCACAACCTGCCTTGATTCTCCTCAGGCAGATTGTCAACTCTGCAATTGcactttctttaaaagaaaaaaatttgggAGAAATTTGTACACAACTCTGTGTCACCCATTGTTTGGCCCCAAGTATCTCGAAAGCCAGGGGTGAAGTGAGAGACTGCCCCCACCCTTGGAATCCTCAGGCAAGCTCAAATAACAGCTGACTACCAAGGCTACCCAAAACTGGTGTACTCCAGGTGGTGACCAGGTGAGCCACTGAGACTTGGTGTGCTTCTTGGCTTTCAGAGCAATGATCTTAATCTTGAAATTTCAGGCTGGGGAAAAAGGGATGAGCTGAACTATAGCAGTTATGTTAGCTGGAACAGATTTTGCAGTGTGCTTTTAATTGTGTTTTCTCACTGGCAGCCTCGGCGAGGCCACCTTGCACACCTCGTTCCTGATCTTCGTGAGTCTTCATGCTCCTGGTGCTTGACCTCTGCTGAACTGATTCTATTAGGGCCAGCTTGTTTGATGCCTTAGTGATGCGTGTGCCTGCTTAATGCACTTCACCTATAAATTAGAGGTCTGCAAGGCTTGAATAGAGATACTCTGAACATGAAAATATAGAGGAGGAGACTGTCACCCCAGCTTTGCCCTCTTCTTAACTTTCTAAGTGGTAGGAAGGCTGAGGAGGCATCCTTCTGAagttttccttgggggaaagagAGCAGTGTCTTCTTAGGGGCACTTTTTATAATCATTGTTTATTAGCAATTGGAGCGAGAGAGAGGTGGACCACTGGTTTGACATGGTCTAAGACAGCTTGCTATGCccaatatacagggtgacccaaaagtaggtggacagtaggtggaataaatgttatcattt
This window contains:
- the CCDC85A gene encoding coiled-coil domain-containing protein 85A encodes the protein MSKVATAAAGAGASAAGGAESCGAAAPAEDLSKVSDEELLKWSKEELIRSLRRAEAEKMSAMLDHSNLIREVNRRLQLHLGEIRGLKDINQKLQEDNQELRDLCCFLDDDRQKGKKVSREWQRLGRYSAGVMHKEVALYLQKLKELEVRQEEVLKENLELKELCVLLDEEKSGGGGVGCRNSIDSQASLCQLNTTSTFIRDVGDGSSTSSTGSTDSPDHHKHHPSSSPEHLQKPRSEGSPEHQKHRSASPEHLHKPRSSGSPDHQKHLKGPSPEHHKTIGKGTPDQQKHGCSSPETLPKHMLSGSPEHFQKHRPGSSPEHQKHSSSGSPEHLQKHGLSGSTEHLPKARGTSPEHLKQHYGGSPEHLKHLGGGSREGTLRRQVADDLSPHHRGLYNGMNESTLSYVRQLEARVRQLEEENRMLPQGPVRMPSGADGNVCSSSHPASFSDQASSPSQQHEVVVSALKVVWRKLGDAAGSCPGIRQHLSGNQYKGPM